Genomic DNA from Salvia miltiorrhiza cultivar Shanhuang (shh) chromosome 1, IMPLAD_Smil_shh, whole genome shotgun sequence:
tcaatataaaatattatacatatcaatatacatttatatgaacacatgtatatattatgtttattaaaagtaacaattattataaacaaatgtaataattaggagtatgggtcaaacccacgcgggtcagggttccgggtcaggagggcgggtttggagccgggtcgacccgtcgcacaccTGTGCGATGGTTGCACCCAAGAATTGGcgtatttttattaaaactcgtgtcgtctctttctccactcataatacaatatttttattaaaactttcGTCTCTCActaagactattttttgtgaacatACTATAAAATATTTGTCTTTACCGAATTATGTAGGAATAAACTTGAGTCGAGATACAGATAGTACCTCTCAAAAGAAACATTGGATACTAATTTTAGAGATAGAGTCGCACCATGCGGCCACCTTGGCTTTAATTATAGAGTGAAATGTTTGAAATagaaaattgatattttgtataGCAAACATAATGCAAATGGAGTAGAAAGGTTAGAGATAAATAGATGCAGCCGAATTAATGGCAAAATAGGAGGGAAGAAAAGATGGGAAGCGAGTAGAGAgatagaagatgaagaaggtcATCACGTGGGATGGCACGTTACATACCGAAAGAGAAAACAAAGTCAAAAACTATggggtggagagagagaaagcatTCAAGAACAAGAGTTGAAAAGGTGTTGTCATAGCATAGCATTTGCGTTGCAGATAGAAAAAGATACCTTACGAATTGTTTTAtacgtatttttttattttccacACTTGATGACTTCAATATAGTCAAATCCAACTATGATTCTCACCTGTCAGcttcttttaaaattttctgTTCCACAGTCCAtccaaatataaaaacaaaCTTCCTACAGAAATTAAGGAAATTGTTCGTCAAATTATACGTTACGTCTctatatttgatttttgaatGTAGGAAATTGTTGGTAAATTGATAGTCCcctatttcatttttcatttccaAAAATTATACTTCACTCTTTACATTAAATGTGTTTTAGTTAGAGAAAAAAATTCGATACACCCCTTTTTTTGTCTTAAACAATTAACACTTCTTTTCTAATGAATGAATAAAACATTAAATacaattttcttaatttgcGTAAAGTTGGTTACAAAATATGCTATGCATTCCATGTCGAGTCAAATAATTAACTCTTTAGTGCATCCCTTCATCCGAATCGTTCACCAATTTTTGAACAAGACATTATCTTTCCATTAAACCAATTTACTCATCTCGTGCAGTTTGCAAACTATTGCACATTCAAAATCAGAGTAAAGCAAAGAGATGCCATAAACTAAGAAGAGCTTTGATACAATGTCCATGAAGTGGACTTAGGTAGTCAGTCAGACTATTCACACGACTCCAACACTACTTAGACCTCAGAAATTCTAAGACTAGACAGACAAGAAACACGAAAATGGGACATCTAAAGATAAGACAACATTTCATATTGAGTGTACATCAGAAGAAACAGCAGGTACAAGCTCCGATGGACGGGCATCCGCAAGGTGGGTGTCTGCTGCTCTTGGGCACAAACTTCCTCATCCAGACATGCTTACCGTTGATGGTGAATTTGGCCTTGCTCACGCCGTTAAGAATAGAACGGATGAACGATGGCCTGAAGAACACGATTTTAGCATAAAGAGATTGCTCTTCGGGCTTTACCTCTTGCATGTGGAACGACTCAATGCAGTTTCCAAAGAGCCTGCTGAAGAACTGCCTCACCTCAGTTTCACTTACGGGGTAGCCTTTGGAGAAGGTGACAAACATGGTCCTCTCATTCCGCGACACCTCAGTAGTACGAGCCTTGCCACGAGAAGTGGGGGAATCTCCACCAACAACAATTCCCAAGCTAGTAAAGCTTTGCATCAACAGGTTGTCAATAGAAGATGGTTCCCGCACAGAGCTCGAAGATGAAGTTGATGCAGCGTGACTCGGGGCCATCATCGGACCTTTCATAGGAGTTTTGAGATAACCACCATAGCGATCCTTCTCCAGTATATCAGACAGTGATGGTATGCAGACTCCTCTTACCAAACCTTCAATCTCACAGAAAGCGGTGAGATGGTTTTCATGGAAAAACTGCAGAGATATATCCTTTTTCACAAGACTGTGGGTTAATGGGATTTCAGTTGATTCGGACGAGAAAGGGAACTGTGTGTTTGTGCACTTGATGCATGTTACAGCTTCATCAGCAAGCTCGTTGATCAGAAATGGAGGAAGAGATAAGATCTTACTTATGAAATGATAGAAACCAGCGCGTTCCAACCATAGCCACAAACCCATAATGTACAGGCACTCCAGGGGATCACGCACCAGATCCCTGATGAGAATAACATACAATGATCTGTCAATCCCATGAAAAAGCTTGAATTCGTCCAGTGTCACTGTATATCGTGCACCATCCATGAGACAAGCACAGCTGGCAGATATTAAATCCTGAGAGCACAAAATATATTTAGAAAGTACAATGACAGAGGGAGTTAATGGAGAAAATGGGATATATAGTTGAGAAGCCAGTACAAGTACATGAACCAGTAAGAAAACAGCAGTTGTATCTGGTAAAGCTCAAAATTTATACTCAAATCACACAAAGAAAGTGGAATCACCAGATGAAGGTGCTCTAGAGTCATACCAGAAAATAGAACCAAAtaaacaagaaataaacaaaagagATCAGAAAGGAAACTCAAATTGCTGATTGAAATCATATCCTGTCATGAATTTGGTTCCAACTAGCACCCGCGACTTCGCACATAACATTGTCTTTATTAgagaaaaaattatcaaaaaacaGGAAAGTAATACCAACAGTTACAAGTCTGTGCCTAAAAGTAAGATGCTTAGAAGTTCAACATACCgagtgaaaaaagaaaatctcaAGGAGACTAAACAGGGGTGAAAGGCAGATGCTCGAGCAAAGTCTACAATGCAACCCCAATTTATATAAGTTGTTGAGGCAAGCAATGTACCCTAAATGCAGGATGAGGCCATGAAGTTCTTCTTATCATAGTTACATAAAATACAAgggcaataattattattaggtGGAATCACCTCAAAAGAGAAATCATATTTGGTAGGTAGTAATTAATATCACAATTGGGATTACAGCAACGCATCCTGAAAATATGCATGATTTTTTCAGCCTGCCTAGGAATCAGTAGACACTCATACGCAAAGAACGTCGTTGATACCAAAGACCTAAATCGACTTACCTAAATGATTCAAGGGATTACAGAAACCATGCTCTGATAATAAGTTAAAATTTGTAGAACTTATCTATGAGATTACAAAAAGAAATTCCATCAATGTAAGGCATTGCTAAGTAATTTTGTAAAATTTTTCATTGAGATTACAAAAAGAAATTCCATCAATGTAAGGCATTGCTAAATATTGTAATCATATTCTCCAGTTTCACACAATACATCCCCTCAAGGGTAAGTAGATTTTCCACATATGACAACAAGGAAAAATAAAGGCCAAGAACAATCAATGACGTTTCAAATAAAGATGACAACTATTATCCCTAAGGATATAATATACATGTCACCATAAAGCAAAAGGGAATATTATAGTTTCAAGAAACCACTTGGGTCCAAGATCTCACCTAGTCTGATAACTAAGTGGTCATAAAACCCAACAAGTGAACACCTTAATCCAAGAATAATGTTGAAGATGCATTATCTCATCATTAATTTAGTTAAACTATAGAAACCAAGATATAGTCGCCTCATGATTATGGTTTAAAATGCAGCTTTGAgtcattaattatttatgaaGATCATAGATTGATAATGTGCGGGGAAAATTTTCCCAAATGGATTAATTAAGCAGCTAAGTCTCATATAATAGTAATTATTGCTAAGCACTCAAACTATTGGTTGATTACATAAATTAGCAATTATTGCTAACGACACAAAATTTTGGTTGATTACGTAAGAACGAATATCTGATTGTTCAGCGCAACGGTATATCTACATTTTTGTCGCTTTCAATTCAACGAGGTTCTTATATACGTCATTGGTAGATTCGATCTGCCATTATAATGTTTGTCGTTTAAGGCTCAACAAATGATTTAGACAAAACGACAAAACATAGATTAGCAGGACTCCCATACATTAATGCATAGCGGAAAGTGGGACAACTATTTCAATATGATGCAACAAGTTTGCTCCGCCGTGTGATGCTCGGATATGTTATTACTAATAATATactgtaatttaaattattggaaaaacaaaaacttatgataataatataacaATGTAGAATGCcactattttctttctttttctttcaagaGAGTAATATTGCATATCTATTTCTATTAAGAAAGAATCTGATATCTCATAAAAGTGGCTTTGCCTATTTTATCTATTTAGATACCTAATTCAAGGGCAATATTACATGcttcctccgtccctgaaataacttcctctttttcctttttgggacatccccaaataacttcctctttctttctttccatttttggacaactaccccaccactaatagtactttatttattcttacttttcacttttcaccactctcaatactaattataacacattttcacaacttccaataataattattcctttcgtccctgaaataacttcctctttttcctttttgggatgtgcGCCAAATAACTTCCCCTTTctatctttccatttttggacaactaccccatcactaaaaatactttatttattcttacttttcacttttcaccactctcaatactaattataacacattttcacaacttctaataataattataacacttttttccactatcaatacactttacaacttttttttaaaacccgtgccgtccccaaagaggaagctatttcagggacggagggagtattatatgcattagaatttttgaaaatcattgGGATTcgcatttaattttttttaaactatcCTAATAATATTGTACCATTAGAATTCTTCATTCcaaatgaaatataaaatatacacaAAAGGTTATTTGATGAAGTCATATATTTTACATGTGATGCATGTACTTTTGGCTggtgtatttaatttaataatactaATTCTAAACCTCCTAATATTGCATATGCTTTTTTGTgtctataatatataaaaatgaataatataactTCTAACTTAATCATATAAACAAATAACATGAAATGGAAATAATTAAGGatgtattttactattttacatAACCGACTAAAATTATTAGACCATCATTGTATCTAGGATGACTTATCAAAATCGGAATCAAACAAAAACATATGCACCTATAACAAAAGTGGGATAAAACTCAACCAATTAAATCCAAAAGGATATGTATATGCATTTGCTGCATGCGGACAATTTATAGTTAATGTTCTATTTATCAAGACAAATATGCAAAGTTAAGTtcatatatagatttatttactACATCAAACACATTTAATGTATACATACATaatctgtatatatatacatatatatatgtgtgtgtgtgtgtgtatgatTATAATACTCATTAGACGTAAATTATATGATGTATATAGTTAGAAAGTATCAATGCTCAACAGAAGTACGAACTTGCTTTTTTTAAAGTGTAAAAATTCATTAAACTACTATTCATATACCTTGAAAActattttcattaattaaattacacaatAAATACTattttcacatatatatatgtatactatGTATATAATTTGCCACATGCTATTATTCTcctttatattattttatattgagaaaatgaattatattttataactgAATACTTACTATTATAGAAAGTCATTTTGGCAAAAAACCTCTTCCCTTTCTACCTTCACTTTGTTTTTGTTTAtatgtaatattatatatagatacatTATATAGGACGTAACATTTCCACAACATTGAAGACCAAATATTGATACAATGTGTTTGGTGTAGCATATAGACTACTAAAGGATTATGACTTCAAGGTTCTTACTATATATGCCAACCCCACCATAGTTCCACAACTATCAAACAATCTATGCATTCACAAATGCAAATTTTGCAGTGCACCAACTTAGTGGTGGAAAGACATTTATGTACAGCATGAGTCTGAAGTAGGGCTATCAAGTTGAGAGTAAATCAAAATGCTAAGGtatttaaaaacttaaaatgaTTAGATAAGCTAATTTTTGCTAGGTGGAGCAGTTTTTTAAGATCTAGCTGTGCAAGagtgtacctttgaggatgtcaTCTGCCAATCCGCGGTTGCGACTAAACCACTCCATCCGACAACTTCAATAGTGGAATCCTTTATTTTCTCTTGCACGGATTGGCATTCCTACAAGTTAGTCATCTGGTAGCAACCAGTATAAATCTTAAGCCAAAAGGAAGAAGGGGagaaaaacaaaaggaaagatTCTCAATAAACCAATATGTGAGAAAATTTAGTAATTTTGTTAAGCAGCAGAACTTCAATCTGAGCAAGTGGACTACACAAGCTGATGGACACCAACTCCAAGAACAGAACAAAAATAGATCCCGGCGCCCTTCAGCCCAAGAATTGATCTCGACACCAACTGCAAGCAAATATACAAATTGAGGCGGTTTGCAGGAATTCCTGAACTAGAATAAGTCTGCCTTTTCATATGCCTTGCTAAGGAACATCTCAAGGGCATTGACACAGCCAGACGAACATATAGTTTGACACTAGGACTATGTGAATTTTATTCAGATATATAACAAGACAAAGTCAGATGCAAACTCTAATTATATCTTTCAGTGTTTACATTCTAAAGATGTAAGGGAACAGGTGATGCCTAAACAACAACTACGAGGAGCAGAAGCATGAGCACAAGCAAGAAGATGGTACAAACATCTCCACCTCCATGAACATCTATCATAATTTAGATTCATAGGGTGATATAAAATGAAAACACAATTTATATATGGCTGTAATTCTCTGTGTTATTGCTCCATAAGCCACCAGCGCTGGGAGTAGCAGCttcagccacagcagcaccttGCAGATCAGATAAGGAGAAAGACCGCCATGAAGGAAACTTATCAACAGGAGGTGATGATGACAGCTCACTTTTCATACTTCTTCTGACATGTGGTGGTAAAGGAGGAAGACTGCAACCAGGTGGTGATGAATTTGAATTGGAGGTTTCCCCACTATTGCTTTCAGAGCAGTTCATGTTAGCTGCAAGAGACAGCATACTTCTAGAATTGGTTGGTCTTTTTGATATTCCGCCGATGCGATTCTTTATAATGCTATTCTGATTCTTGTCCCATAAGTTATTGAAGACCAGCAAGTTCTTACGTTTCCTTGTATAAGCATTTTCTGGTTTCGTGATTTCTTTAATCGAGGGGATTGATGCAGCATCAGATAAGCTGGTAAATGATTTGGATTTACCAGAGTAGAACTTTGATATGCTCTTCCTATAAAATTCCAGACACCATGAAACGATCACCACATGAACATGGAACAAATTAAAGAGCACAGTCTAAGCATCGAGTGAAATTAAACAACAAATGCCAAAAAAATATAGTCCTAAGAGATTCACTCAAGACGGATAAAACAGTCAGAATTTGGATGACAACTTCATAACAGTGGATGATTGCAATAAGAAGCAGCAAACACTACTCTTTGCACCTGTCCCttgattggagaaacaaaaccAGATATTGGGGGTCTTTTTTCCCTAACTTCTGTTTTGCGGTTGATTCCAGAGCTACCAACACTCTTGTAGTGATTCTTAAAGACTTACTTTACTTAGCACAGGTCTATATCCAACAGAACGTAAAAAAGAGGAGAAAGATGATCTTCTGCCGACACAGAAAGTTTGAAACACAGATGGAAGAAAAGACGCACGCAGCAGCACAGCCAGCACAAGATACTCATGTGCCATAATGGCTACATCTAATCAGTATCACTGTATCAGTATCCTGACAAAACATTTTTATGATAGTCATCTTTCATTTATAATTCAAGTGCCACAATGGCATTATAAACTCACTACAGATGTATAATGATCCCAAAAAAAACCTCCTCTATGTGAAGTAGAAAGATTTTAACTAATGGGTTCACTAATAAAATTAGAACCTTCTCCAAACACAAGTCTAGTTAGAACTTATAAGGTTGCTTTATGAAGGGAGATAATCATAAAACTTTTGCTCCATGCATCATTAGAAGAACAAGACATCAAGAGTCTCTATTAACCAGAAATTTGTCAGATACACGATCCGAAACAGGATTTTAGAGGACATTAGCTTCTTAGCAAAAGAGATTCCAGTACTAAACAAATCAATACTAGCAGATGTTTACTAAACAAATTACTTAGCACTGTATACTCCACTTCACTTACAATGCAGATCCAGTACTAGCAGAACAAAGAAGCTGGCAATTCTCACGAGAGACAACACTGCAGAGCCAAAATAGAAGAATGGATATGGATATAAACAAACCTCAAAAAGAGATGTTTGTATTTCTTACCAAAAGAAAGAGCTCAATATGGAATGTACACATTTCTCTCTTAATAACTTGAATTTCAACTTTCTTTTTTCCAACACAAAATCGTCATATAGCTTGATTAGAAAAGTGATCGATTGTCCATTATGGCCTTAACATAAATCGTATGTAGAAAATACTATTACCCTTTTTCCCCCTAAACCACAGAACATCAGTGCAAGCTAAGATCATTCTACCAATTCACAAGATTCTccaaaaaataacacaaaaataaacaaaatcacGTACTTTACAGGAAGAACTTCCTCCAGAGAATCCAAGTTGTCCAATGGTCCTCCTTTATATTGACTCTGCACTTCCTCTTCATCactgccgctgccgccgccgggATGCTCGTCACTGTTCTTTCCAATTGAAGAACTGGATGAAGATGACAACGAACCGCTTGCATCCTCCGCCTCCGGAGACAGCCGATCGGCCGCTGATAGCTCCGGCGGGTCATAAGGCGACGAAACATAAGCCATCTCGCAGTGAACGAATCCTGGCCCTTCGATCGGGTGGCCGCCGCCTGAGTTGTTCCTCTGCAAGGCTATCGACATCTCCCCTACACTGTTGTCGAGAAGGTTTTTCTATAGATACATGTACCGCGTATGTATTGGTGGAGAGAGAAACTgtaagagagagagggaagagtAAACTAAACGAGAGAGAAGATATTGATCGTGAAAGGGCTTATCTTTATCCAAAGACAAAAGCAGCACAATTTCCAAATTGGATAAATAAACAATATTATCTTTTTCCATTTCCTAATCTTAAATAGGAGGGCGTGTTTGGGTGTTGGAAGGCGTACCGTAACAAGATATGCGGCGGGTTCTCAGCCGTTGGATGGAGGGGATTGAAACGTGTCGGATAATGATGCAGTGGATATTCTTTTTTATTGTGTGAGTTTGGTGTTGTAAGGATAAATAGGAATATTCTTCTTCGAGCGTTGGACAAAGGTTAGTGGGGTTCATTTCACAAATAATTTCAATATTGAAAGACCCAGAAATTCGTGTCTACGAATGTAATTTTCCAAGTCTTAGAGGGCCGACAAAATTCCATCGCATAATAAGCAAAAATTATCTACATCCATCCCAATTAAATTTGATAATCATTAATTATggtttaccaattttttttattaaaactagtACGTGTATAATTGTAATACAttgaaaatactccctccgtcccatgaagcaagaccaagttTCATTTTTGATCTGTGGTAGACGTTGTacaccaccaaataattcctacGGAATTATCTAGAACTAATTAGTATAATGGCAAGTAGGGTCGATTCCACAGATAGTAGGTAAACTCATTTAATTCcttaaaatctataattttggtggtgccaccacgccttaattttgagaaaattaattataactaaaaaatcaaataactcAAATAACAATCTAGAATTTAATCAataaaaggtaactcggctcaaataaatccacactaattcaaagctctgatcatcgacgcaaagattaattaatccataTCAATCAACTAGTTATAAGATatcgtgatacgcactgacataccccaattcctacttactgtgtcgatagacggcTGGATACGTCAGTcctgcctatttcccttattaaaatataacctagctggatacgacagtcatagatttaatattctaatagcattaggatgaaggaacccagtttagaccaattatcctagatacgctagtaataattaatctaccaatttattcctactacgaacacggtagttttatcactaatcagccatattACAACAATTACgaattggaggtgctaattgactgtaattcaattaaacctaagttggccagtcttaaataaaatcagattatctttaaacccaatgaattaatcggaatcaataggaaccaattttaaaaccaattaggtctcacggATTAATAAATCAGTGTTTCATTATTATTGCCGAATTAAaaatttagctactcataattaaactacaaacaaccaaataattaaaagcaaacataaaataatcaaacacaaaataaagGAATAAACTACAGTTAAAGAACTAACGAAAATTAAACTAAgcaattgaattaaattgtAACCACAATTGAAAACAAAGTCTTCTGCCACTTGATCTCCAAACTAGCCGCAAGGTTCCAAAGCAAAAGTCAACAAAAAAAGAAGGTAATTCTAATACTAGGGAATAAAACGTGTAGTGGTTGGTGTTCAAGAATTAAAACATAtctcctaatatatatatatatatatatatatataggagagggctattcagaaaactcctcttagactataaactataaactaattaaaatgtatgaattatatgtagaacaccCATGAATCCGCTGTGTAAACgtatgaattatgaaaattaaatttttgctacctatgagattcgaactcaggaccatgaattattccaacaaggtgatgaattaaccgtagatcttgatgatctaagggctgaaaatggttcctattttatagtctaactttgatttttattttagccttcccctatatatatatatatatatatatatatatatatatatatatataagtggtGGCTAGGAAAAAGGAAATAAGCTAAGGGATTTTAATCCCACAAAAGTGACCAACCCTTGGCCCAACAAGTTTGGGTAAATTTTGGCCCTTAACAAAAATAAAGCATaggaaataattaaaatcaagagATTTGGACTAATTAAATTCTAGACAATTAATTTCAAGCCCAATATCCAAACTTCTTCTTCATAGTCCATCACTTTCATCAAAATCCACGCAAACTCGATCAATTCCATGCAAAACTCGATCAATTCCATTTTCTTCATCCACACGAGTTCTTCTTAATTTTCCGCTCAATTCCTATATCCAACATGTCACAAATcatgtaaaatcatataaaatcatggcaaaacacacactaaactaagtAACTAAAATgcacacatcaaatcccctcacacttagatcatacttgtcctcaagtataaCGTGAAAGAATAATTTAATGGTGAAAATCAGTCACTAAAGACAACTTCCCTCCTCGACACGACACTAAAtactccaaaataaaataaaaggaaacaaactaacaAGTAAACGAAAAGGAAACAGAACAAATACATTAAACAAGACACTAACAAACTCAACAGACTAGAACAAAACAACAACCAAGTAATCATCAAAACACCAGTAACAGAACATACTGCCAAGTCGAACCATGCAATTCACAATCAACTCTCAACTCTCGAatcaagaaaaaagaaatgtCAAACATGTGTTTTCATTGTTAATTCAGTCCAAATCAAGCAACAATGAGCCTCTCTCAAGGTTCACTCTTCTCTCAATAATTTATTTGGAAATTTCACACATGAGAAGAAAAATTCACTTAGTCGTGATATGTCATGGTCACATAGTAATTCAAAAAGGTCTTTTCTCATTTGGTGTAATGGGGCTGAAGGACCATTCATGATTTTTGGCAAGATCATATGGGTCTTAGGCTTTAAGCATTGAAACTCAAAGTGTGCATGTTCAATCCGGACCATCATCCCTACAATCAAGACTATAGAGAGATGGAAAACACTACAGAGCTACAGGGAAAAACTCATCGAAAACTCTaacatgtttcaaaattttggtgctgcacttattttttttttttttaataacagCATACAGGAACACCcgttttttattttcacttccaGCAAATGATCACCAGATATAACATTCTACATAACTCTATCCCCCAATACTGCGTCTAAACTATCTGACCGTGGCCTTTGTTTGGCCAAACGAATTAGATTCTCAACACGATTCGCAACACTGCAGTTGGGCAAAATCAACAAACTCCACTCTCTCTAATAAATGATGGAATGAGATCCAAGAGAAAACATGCAACACATGGTCAAGAGAAACAGTccaaaacaggccttggcttattatttagggacTATTAAGAACAAGAAAGGTTCAAGGCTTCAAACAcggctcactaggggttaatgttcaggtaggaattcaaaagcaggccaaatggctaccctagtgccttctatcatgcaTCACCAATGACTCACAACATATCACAACTTCATGAACATTATATATGCTTGAAAAACATGAACATCTTGGATGGCCTATTAATTAGTATTGCATTTGCTCTTTAAATATAATTTGGCCTATTAAGTTTATTGTGTTTTGGTTTGGTTATTCGCACTTGATGTTGattgggtgtttgatatcagtTAACTTTGCCAAACGAAATGAGCAATGAAGATGAAAACTGCACCTTTTTCGCTAATTTCGTTATTAGTCCACTGGACAGCGATATATGGATTGTCCTACAATGGGGACCCACAATGGGTTACCAATATAAATATCTACCCACATCAGATGAAAATCAGAGTATCACATAAaagcataaaaaaaattagaacaaCGAagcatagtttttttttttatacacTTGGTTGAgacaaattttaatattttaatattgagacaaatttttattatctgGAATGCACACCAGGTCCCTATTAGTCTTTATTGGATTCTCATTCTCGGCGGATGAAAATGTCTCAGCAGCAGCACAGTTAACAAACTTCAAATCTTGAGTCACCTTGAATTGAAGCTCTTTGAGATATATCTTTCCCTCAATTTCCTTTCCTACAATTTTGGGAGCATAaaaattcttcttgattttgttGAATATATCGTCTGCCTCCATTTCAGTGTCTAATTCAAGCTCCATACCTACAATAtagaagaaataatttattttaattcaatataattataaaaaaataaaaataaagagctacttacactacaagaaaattgaGTATACATGACACTGCATACATGACGCTTTTTAGTAAAAAGCATCATGTATGAGCGCCATTTTTGAATACTTGacgttttttaaaaaaacgtCATGTATTCAGTGTCGTGTATTCTATACATGACGTTGTGCTGACACTTTTAGAAAAAGCGTCATGTATGAGCGTCGTTTATTCATATTATAGATGACATTCATTACAAAGCGTCATGTGTGTGCGTTAATTTAAAT
This window encodes:
- the LOC130987569 gene encoding uncharacterized protein LOC130987569 gives rise to the protein MTSSKDLISASCACLMDGARYTVTLDEFKLFHGIDRSLYVILIRDLVRDPLECLYIMGLWLWLERAGFYHFISKILSLPPFLINELADEAVTCIKCTNTQFPFSSESTEIPLTHSLVKKDISLQFFHENHLTAFCEIEGLVRGVCIPSLSDILEKDRYGGYLKTPMKGPMMAPSHAASTSSSSSVREPSSIDNLLMQSFTSLGIVVGGDSPTSRGKARTTEVSRNERTMFVTFSKGYPVSETEVRQFFSRLFGNCIESFHMQEVKPEEQSLYAKIVFFRPSFIRSILNGVSKAKFTINGKHVWMRKFVPKSSRHPPCGCPSIGACTCCFF
- the LOC130987579 gene encoding protein OXIDATIVE STRESS 3 LIKE 1-like isoform X1, giving the protein MSIALQRNNSGGGHPIEGPGFVHCEMAYVSSPYDPPELSAADRLSPEAEDASGSLSSSSSSSIGKNSDEHPGGGSGSDEEEVQSQYKGGPLDNLDSLEEVLPVNVVSRENCQLLCSASTGSALKSISKFYSGKSKSFTSLSDAASIPSIKEITKPENAYTRKRKNLLVFNNLWDKNQNSIIKNRIGGISKRPTNSRSMLSLAANMNCSESNSGETSNSNSSPPGCSLPPLPPHVRRSMKSELSSSPPVDKFPSWRSFSLSDLQGAAVAEAATPSAGGLWSNNTENYSHI
- the LOC130987579 gene encoding protein OXIDATIVE STRESS 3 LIKE 2-like isoform X2 — translated: MSIALQRNNSGGGHPIEGPGFVHCEMAYVSSPYDPPELSAADRLSPEAEDASGSLSSSSSSSIGKNSDEHPGGGSGSDEEEVQSQYKGGPLDNLDSLEEVLPVKKSISKFYSGKSKSFTSLSDAASIPSIKEITKPENAYTRKRKNLLVFNNLWDKNQNSIIKNRIGGISKRPTNSRSMLSLAANMNCSESNSGETSNSNSSPPGCSLPPLPPHVRRSMKSELSSSPPVDKFPSWRSFSLSDLQGAAVAEAATPSAGGLWSNNTENYSHI